A part of Streptomyces sp. NBC_01451 genomic DNA contains:
- a CDS encoding YchJ family protein, whose protein sequence is MARRTPHPRRQRPSTQVQSSACPCGLAETYEKCCGRFHRGEAAAPTAEALMRSRYSAFVRRDEPYLLRTWHPRTRPAGVEFDPGTRWTGLEILGSGDGTAFHTTGTVTFRASYRGGSMEERSRFERADGAWVYVDGDVGRSDEGTGTAV, encoded by the coding sequence ATGGCCCGACGTACTCCGCATCCCCGGCGGCAACGCCCCTCCACCCAGGTTCAGAGTTCCGCGTGTCCGTGCGGTCTCGCGGAGACGTACGAGAAGTGCTGCGGCCGGTTCCACCGCGGTGAGGCGGCGGCGCCGACCGCCGAGGCACTGATGCGCTCCCGCTACAGCGCCTTCGTGCGGCGGGACGAGCCCTACCTCCTGCGCACCTGGCACCCGCGCACCCGCCCCGCCGGTGTCGAGTTCGACCCCGGGACGCGGTGGACGGGCCTGGAGATCCTCGGATCGGGCGACGGTACGGCGTTCCACACCACCGGGACCGTGACCTTCCGGGCCTCCTACCGGGGCGGTTCGATGGAGGAGCGGAGCCGGTTCGAGCGGGCCGACGGCGCGTGGGTGTACGTCGACGGGGACGTCGGCCGGAGCGACGAGGGGACCGGGACCGCCGTCTAG
- a CDS encoding gluconokinase — translation MQKTRTPHVVVVMGVAGTGKTTIGPLLAARLGVPYAEADDFHPPANIHKMTAGTPLTDDDRRPWLDAIGEWAHGRAGLGGVVSCSALKRSYRDRLRAAAPDVVFVHLTGDRALIEDRMAHRQGHFMPTALLDSQFATLQPLEADETGVAVDVSGTPEEITARAVTALGGLGAPDSPGASPKAPSQ, via the coding sequence ATGCAGAAGACGCGCACCCCCCACGTCGTCGTGGTCATGGGCGTCGCGGGCACCGGGAAGACCACCATCGGTCCCCTGCTCGCGGCACGGCTCGGCGTTCCGTACGCCGAGGCCGACGACTTCCACCCCCCGGCCAACATCCACAAGATGACGGCCGGGACCCCGCTGACCGACGACGACCGCCGGCCGTGGCTGGACGCGATCGGCGAGTGGGCGCACGGCCGGGCCGGGCTCGGCGGGGTGGTCAGCTGCTCGGCGCTGAAGCGGTCGTACCGGGACCGGCTGCGGGCCGCCGCACCCGACGTCGTCTTCGTGCATCTCACCGGTGACCGGGCGCTCATCGAGGACCGGATGGCGCACCGGCAGGGCCACTTCATGCCGACGGCGCTGCTCGACTCGCAGTTCGCCACCCTCCAGCCGCTCGAAGCGGACGAGACGGGCGTGGCGGTCGACGTCTCCGGCACCCCCGAGGAGATCACCGCCCGTGCCGTGACGGCGCTCGGCGGCCTCGGCGCCCCGGACAGCCCCGGGGCATCCCCGAAAGCACCCTCGCAGTAA
- a CDS encoding molybdopterin-dependent oxidoreductase → MNSERPEVPEEPERPEEREEREDREGQDRGTPIGRRVLLGTLGLGALGVVAAPTLQRGMEAFLAGAAEKDPTGLTGLLPNGGGFRYYSVTSSVPRKDAENYQLKIDGLVDRPAAYTLADLRAMPQTRMVKDVQCVTGWRVPGTPFEGVRLSRLLDAAGVRSSAGAVRFTCFDGAYTESLTLDQARRADVLVALRMQDKNLSHSHGGPVRLYVAPMYFYKSAKWLSGITVTENVRAGYWENRGYDIDAWVGKSNGRDDEPTS, encoded by the coding sequence GTGAACTCCGAACGACCCGAGGTACCCGAAGAACCCGAACGGCCCGAAGAGCGTGAAGAACGCGAAGACCGTGAAGGGCAGGACCGGGGCACACCCATCGGCCGCCGGGTGCTGCTCGGCACCCTCGGCCTGGGCGCCCTCGGCGTGGTCGCCGCACCCACCCTCCAGCGCGGCATGGAGGCCTTCCTGGCCGGTGCGGCGGAGAAGGACCCCACCGGACTCACCGGTCTCCTCCCGAACGGCGGCGGATTCCGCTACTACTCGGTGACGTCGTCCGTGCCCCGCAAGGACGCCGAGAACTACCAGCTGAAGATCGACGGCCTCGTCGACAGACCCGCTGCCTACACCCTGGCCGACCTGCGCGCGATGCCCCAGACCAGGATGGTCAAGGACGTGCAGTGCGTCACCGGCTGGCGGGTGCCCGGCACGCCCTTTGAAGGCGTGCGGCTGTCCCGGCTCCTGGACGCGGCGGGAGTGCGCTCCTCGGCCGGCGCGGTGCGCTTCACCTGCTTCGACGGCGCCTACACCGAGAGCCTCACCCTCGACCAGGCCCGCCGCGCCGACGTCCTGGTCGCGCTGCGCATGCAGGACAAGAACCTGAGCCACAGCCACGGCGGCCCGGTCCGCCTCTACGTCGCCCCCATGTACTTCTACAAGTCCGCCAAGTGGCTCTCCGGCATCACGGTCACCGAGAACGTGCGGGCCGGCTACTGGGAGAACCGCGGCTACGACATCGACGCCTGGGTCGGCAAGTCGAACGGACGCGACGATGAGCCAACGAGCTGA
- a CDS encoding DMT family transporter: MSVLVLTLAVSAACCLGLGFVLQQNAARQAPLSDFLSPRLLLDLMRVPRWLGGIALMVAGMVLGAIALSQGEVSLVEPLLATNLLFALALSRKQTRQPLGRQGWTGLLLLAGGVTAFIVAGEPRGGTAVTDPWRHWLIIGAMLGLALLLTTYAKRSRLSSGPVLLALAAGLLYGVQDALTRVSGQRFSEGGLTHLLTGWQPYGVLLLGLTGLVLVQSAFETAPLRMSLPALTAAQPLAGIICGVGFLGDRLRTDTGALAWEASGLAAVVVGIVLLGLHPAMPSGSAPRPMGLDGRHEHSLPREHSHRSH; this comes from the coding sequence GTGTCCGTTCTGGTTCTGACTCTCGCCGTGAGCGCCGCCTGCTGCCTGGGCCTCGGCTTCGTCCTCCAGCAGAACGCGGCCCGGCAGGCCCCCCTGAGCGACTTCCTCTCCCCGCGGCTGCTGCTGGACCTGATGCGGGTGCCGCGCTGGCTCGGCGGCATCGCCCTGATGGTGGCGGGCATGGTGCTGGGCGCGATCGCGCTGAGCCAGGGCGAGGTGTCCCTGGTGGAGCCGCTGCTCGCGACGAACCTGCTCTTCGCGCTCGCCCTCTCCCGCAAACAGACCAGGCAGCCGCTGGGCCGTCAGGGCTGGACCGGCCTCCTGCTCCTCGCAGGCGGGGTGACGGCGTTCATCGTGGCGGGCGAGCCGCGCGGCGGAACGGCCGTCACGGACCCCTGGCGCCACTGGCTGATCATCGGCGCCATGCTCGGCCTCGCCCTGCTCCTCACGACGTACGCGAAGCGCTCCCGCCTCAGCTCCGGCCCGGTCCTGCTGGCCCTGGCCGCGGGCCTGCTCTACGGCGTCCAGGACGCCCTGACCCGGGTCAGCGGCCAGCGCTTCTCGGAGGGCGGCCTGACCCACCTCCTCACGGGCTGGCAGCCGTACGGCGTACTGCTCCTCGGTCTCACCGGCCTGGTCCTGGTCCAGAGCGCCTTCGAGACCGCCCCCCTGCGCATGTCCCTCCCCGCCCTCACGGCGGCCCAGCCCCTGGCCGGGATCATCTGCGGCGTCGGCTTCCTCGGCGACCGGCTGCGCACCGACACCGGGGCACTCGCCTGGGAGGCGTCGGGCCTCGCGGCGGTGGTCGTGGGCATCGTCCTCCTGGGCCTCCACCCGGCGATGCCGAGCGGCAGCGCGCCGAGGCCGATGGGCTTGGATGGCAGACATGAGCACTCACTCCCACGAGAGCACTCCCACCGGTCCCACTGA
- a CDS encoding APC family permease has protein sequence MTTGSSSTSRPSAGSSGISTFKGQDRALRADRLGTGGLLLSVLAATAPLMVVAGVMPTTFAVMGIVGQPLLFVLLGVVLVLFSVGYAEMSRHVHNAGAFYAYISRGLGGTAGASAAMLALVAYNALQVGIYGIFGFEVSGLFSTYLDTEVAWWIPALLAALAVGTLGWLKIDVNARLLGVLLVIEVALVVIFDIAAVADPAKEGLSLHAFNPDTLSGAGVGTALCFCIAAFLGFEQAPVYAEETSKPHILVPRVMFLAVGGVAVFLAISCWAITVATGPSAVVGASQKQSAGLLFFLTEERLGSTFTDVLHVLFVTGMFAAMLSFHNVVARYAFAMGREGLLPQAFGRTTGTSGAPGTGSLLQTAVSVAVVAGFAIADDGPVGDPTAPVLQLFTWAANIGSLGVILLMAAASLSVVVFFVRRQAVAAQAWRLATATLSGIALLAIAVYTIKDFDVLVGTGPDSSLNWVLPGIIGAAVVLGLVQGLVLRSRKPDVHARIGLGNEAFQLDKVAESAESAEAAS, from the coding sequence ATGACGACGGGCAGTTCGAGCACGAGCAGACCCAGTGCCGGCAGCAGCGGCATCAGTACGTTCAAGGGGCAGGACCGCGCACTGCGCGCGGACCGACTCGGCACCGGAGGGCTGCTGCTCTCCGTGCTCGCCGCGACCGCGCCCCTCATGGTGGTCGCAGGTGTCATGCCCACCACATTTGCGGTGATGGGCATCGTCGGCCAGCCCCTCCTCTTCGTTCTTCTCGGCGTCGTCCTCGTCCTCTTCAGCGTCGGGTACGCCGAGATGAGCCGCCACGTCCACAACGCGGGCGCCTTCTACGCCTACATCTCGCGCGGCCTCGGCGGCACCGCCGGGGCGAGCGCCGCGATGCTCGCGCTCGTCGCCTACAACGCCCTCCAGGTCGGCATCTACGGCATCTTCGGGTTCGAGGTGTCCGGACTGTTCTCCACCTACCTGGACACCGAAGTCGCCTGGTGGATACCGGCGTTGCTGGCCGCGCTGGCCGTCGGCACGCTCGGCTGGCTGAAGATCGACGTCAACGCGCGCCTGCTCGGCGTGCTGCTGGTCATCGAGGTCGCCCTTGTCGTCATCTTCGACATCGCCGCCGTCGCCGACCCGGCGAAGGAGGGCCTGTCGCTGCACGCCTTCAACCCGGACACCCTCAGCGGCGCGGGCGTCGGCACCGCCCTGTGCTTCTGCATCGCCGCCTTCCTCGGCTTCGAACAGGCCCCCGTGTATGCCGAGGAGACGAGTAAGCCGCACATCCTCGTGCCGCGCGTGATGTTCCTCGCGGTGGGCGGCGTCGCCGTCTTCCTCGCCATCAGCTGCTGGGCGATCACCGTGGCCACAGGTCCCTCCGCAGTCGTCGGGGCATCCCAGAAGCAGAGCGCCGGACTGCTGTTCTTCCTCACCGAGGAACGGCTCGGCTCGACGTTCACCGACGTCCTGCACGTCCTCTTCGTGACCGGTATGTTCGCCGCGATGCTCAGCTTCCACAACGTCGTCGCGCGGTACGCCTTCGCCATGGGCCGGGAAGGGCTGCTCCCGCAGGCCTTCGGCCGGACGACCGGCACGAGCGGTGCCCCCGGCACCGGTTCCCTTCTGCAGACCGCCGTGTCCGTCGCGGTCGTGGCGGGCTTCGCCATCGCCGACGACGGTCCGGTCGGTGACCCGACCGCGCCTGTGCTGCAGCTGTTCACCTGGGCTGCCAACATCGGTTCTCTGGGCGTGATCCTGCTGATGGCCGCAGCCTCCCTCTCTGTCGTCGTCTTCTTCGTCCGCCGCCAGGCCGTCGCCGCCCAGGCCTGGCGGCTGGCCACGGCCACGCTCTCCGGCATCGCTCTGCTGGCCATCGCCGTCTACACGATCAAGGACTTCGACGTCCTCGTGGGCACGGGCCCGGACTCCTCCCTCAACTGGGTGCTGCCCGGCATCATCGGTGCCGCCGTGGTCCTCGGCCTGGTCCAGGGCCTGGTCCTGCGTTCCCGCAAGCCCGACGTGCACGCACGGATCGGGCTCGGCAACGAGGCGTTCCAGCTGGACAAGGTGGCGGAGTCGGCGGAGTCCGCGGAAGCGGCCTCCTGA
- a CDS encoding SDR family oxidoreductase has protein sequence MSHPLFDISGRTALVTGSSRGIGLALARGLAEAGCTVVLNGRDDDRLAKAAAGLPGDIRTAAFDVTDGPSVGAGIADIEERVGPLDILVNNAGMQLRAPLLEFTDSDWHRILDTNLTSAFLVGREAARRMTERGHGKIINICSVQSEVARPGIAPYAATKGALKMLTKGMCADWGPHGVQVNALGPGYIETELTQPLVDDPEFSAWVRKRTPAGRWGRTEDLVGGVLFLASPAADFVGGQVLYVDGGMTSVL, from the coding sequence ATGAGTCACCCTCTGTTCGACATCAGCGGGCGTACGGCCCTGGTGACCGGCTCCAGCCGGGGCATCGGCCTCGCCCTGGCCCGGGGCCTCGCGGAGGCGGGCTGCACGGTCGTCCTCAACGGGCGCGACGACGACCGGCTCGCCAAGGCCGCCGCCGGGCTCCCCGGGGACATCCGCACCGCCGCCTTCGACGTCACCGACGGTCCCTCGGTCGGAGCCGGGATCGCGGACATCGAGGAGCGGGTCGGCCCGCTCGACATCCTGGTCAACAACGCGGGCATGCAACTGCGCGCCCCCCTCCTGGAGTTCACCGACTCCGACTGGCACCGCATCCTCGACACCAACCTCACCAGCGCGTTCCTGGTGGGCCGTGAGGCGGCCCGCCGGATGACGGAACGCGGCCACGGCAAGATCATCAACATCTGCTCGGTGCAGAGCGAGGTGGCCCGCCCGGGCATCGCGCCCTACGCGGCCACCAAGGGCGCGCTGAAGATGCTCACCAAGGGCATGTGCGCGGACTGGGGCCCGCACGGGGTCCAGGTCAACGCCCTCGGCCCCGGCTACATCGAGACGGAACTGACCCAACCCCTGGTCGACGACCCGGAGTTCAGCGCCTGGGTGCGCAAACGGACCCCGGCCGGGCGGTGGGGGCGTACGGAGGACCTGGTGGGCGGGGTGCTGTTCCTCGCCTCCCCGGCGGCGGACTTCGTCGGCGGACAGGTGCTGTACGTCGACGGCGGCATGACCAGTGTCCTGTGA
- a CDS encoding FadR/GntR family transcriptional regulator — MSTPGRGLHGHVLDTLGPAITAGEYPPGSVLRTDELAQRFDVSRSVMREAVRVLESMHLVESRRRVGVTVRPKAEWNVYDPQVIRWRLAGADRPQQLRSLTVLRSAIEPVAAGLAAKFATAEQCARLTECALGMVAKSRGHQLDGYLVHDVAFHRVILEASGNEMFARLGDVVAEVLAGRTHHEVMFEDPDPAAVTLHVQVAEAVREGDGERAERLTRGIVVGALQELDILAP; from the coding sequence ATGAGCACACCCGGCCGAGGGCTGCACGGCCATGTACTGGACACCCTCGGACCCGCGATCACCGCGGGCGAGTACCCGCCGGGCAGCGTTCTGCGCACGGACGAACTGGCCCAGCGCTTCGACGTGTCACGTTCGGTGATGCGGGAGGCGGTCCGGGTCCTGGAGTCGATGCACCTGGTCGAGTCCCGCCGCCGGGTCGGCGTCACGGTCCGCCCCAAGGCCGAGTGGAACGTCTACGACCCGCAGGTCATCCGCTGGCGTCTGGCGGGCGCCGACCGCCCGCAGCAACTGCGCTCCCTCACCGTGCTGCGCTCCGCGATCGAACCGGTCGCCGCGGGACTGGCCGCCAAGTTCGCCACCGCCGAGCAGTGCGCGCGGCTCACGGAGTGCGCGCTGGGCATGGTGGCCAAGTCGCGCGGTCACCAGCTGGACGGCTACCTGGTCCACGACGTGGCCTTCCATCGGGTGATCCTGGAGGCATCCGGCAACGAGATGTTCGCCCGCCTCGGGGATGTCGTCGCGGAGGTCCTGGCCGGCCGCACCCATCACGAGGTCATGTTCGAGGACCCCGACCCGGCCGCCGTCACCCTGCACGTACAGGTCGCCGAGGCGGTCCGCGAGGGCGACGGCGAGCGGGCCGAGCGGCTCACCCGGGGGATCGTGGTCGGCGCCCTTCAGGAACTGGACATCCTCGCGCCCTAG
- a CDS encoding L-idonate 5-dehydrogenase yields MLGCVIHGEGDLRVDELPVPSPGAGQALVAVRYGGVCGSDLHYWRHGGVGDFRLKEPMVLGHEVVGTVVSYGDGSSGPPVGTEVAVHPATPCGACPECVSGRRNVCRDTRYLGSAARTPHVQGGFAARLVVPADQLRPVPAGLPLHLAALAEPLSVALHAVRRAGDVSGGHVLVTGAGPIGCLVVAAAKAAGAARVTVTDLLPQALRYAAVAGADSVVRADDPGDPGWPAEVDVAVEASGVAAGLDTCLRLVRRGGVVVQLGLLPPGPSPFAGNLVVTREIELRGAFRFDTEFDDALTLLAAAPALEGLVSAVIPVEEAESAFALAADRGRSCKVLLDFGGSTPPRA; encoded by the coding sequence ATGCTCGGTTGCGTGATCCACGGCGAGGGCGACCTGCGGGTCGACGAGCTGCCGGTGCCGTCCCCCGGCGCCGGTCAGGCGCTGGTGGCCGTCCGCTACGGCGGGGTCTGCGGCTCGGACCTGCACTACTGGCGGCACGGCGGGGTCGGCGACTTCCGCCTCAAGGAACCGATGGTGCTGGGCCACGAGGTCGTGGGGACGGTCGTCTCCTACGGTGACGGATCATCAGGTCCCCCTGTGGGTACGGAGGTTGCCGTGCACCCGGCGACCCCGTGCGGCGCGTGCCCGGAGTGCGTGTCCGGTCGGCGCAACGTCTGCCGGGACACGCGCTACCTCGGCAGCGCCGCCCGCACGCCCCACGTCCAGGGCGGCTTCGCGGCTCGACTGGTCGTCCCCGCCGACCAGTTGAGGCCCGTACCGGCGGGCCTGCCGCTGCACCTGGCGGCCCTCGCCGAACCCCTCTCGGTCGCCCTGCACGCCGTCCGCCGGGCCGGGGACGTCTCCGGCGGGCACGTCCTCGTCACCGGCGCCGGGCCCATCGGGTGCCTGGTCGTCGCTGCGGCGAAGGCGGCCGGCGCGGCCCGGGTGACGGTCACGGACCTGCTCCCGCAGGCCCTGCGGTACGCGGCCGTCGCGGGCGCCGACTCGGTCGTACGGGCGGACGATCCCGGCGATCCCGGGTGGCCGGCCGAGGTGGACGTGGCCGTAGAGGCGTCGGGGGTGGCCGCCGGTCTCGACACCTGCCTGCGTCTGGTGCGCCGGGGCGGGGTCGTCGTACAGCTCGGTCTGCTGCCGCCCGGGCCCAGCCCCTTCGCGGGCAACCTCGTCGTCACCCGGGAGATCGAACTGCGGGGCGCCTTCCGCTTCGACACGGAGTTCGACGACGCGCTGACCCTGCTGGCGGCTGCGCCGGCGCTGGAGGGGCTGGTCAGCGCGGTGATCCCGGTCGAGGAGGCGGAGTCGGCGTTCGCACTGGCGGCGGACCGGGGCAGGTCGTGCAAGGTGCTGCTCGACTTCGGCGGGAGCACTCCCCCGAGGGCGTGA
- a CDS encoding M1 family metallopeptidase, with product MSVQQTVGSDPYFPANGDPRYRVHRYELALDYRPGPNRLAGTARINAIAGRSPLAEFQLNLGDFKIGRVRVDGKASHYTHRGGRLRIRPPKPLRTGAAFTVEVHWAGNPKPVSSPWGGIGWEELEDGALVASQPVGAPSWYPCNDRPADKASYQISITTPSAYSVVAGGRLLTRTTRASTTTWVYEQSAPTSSYLVGLSIGKYQTVLLGDPGLGGVPQHGHIPAELLPEFSRDFARQPAMMELFEELFGPYPFGEYAVVVTEEELDVPVEAQGLSLFGANHVDGARSSERLVAHELAHQWFGNSVSIADWRHIWLNEGFAKYAEWLWSERSGGRSAQQLAAVAHRLLAGRPQDLRLADPGRKLMFDDRLYQRGGLTVHAVRCALGDEAFFRMLRGWVALHRGGSVSTATFTSHAGRFATEPLDELLASWLHEVALPALPTPRTQGPPPVRGGPRVPARPSYPPSTA from the coding sequence GTGAGCGTTCAGCAGACAGTGGGTTCGGACCCGTACTTCCCGGCCAACGGTGACCCCCGTTACCGGGTGCACCGGTACGAACTCGCGCTGGACTACCGCCCCGGCCCGAACCGGCTGGCGGGCACGGCCCGCATCAACGCCATAGCGGGCCGGTCCCCGCTCGCCGAATTCCAGCTGAACCTGGGCGACTTCAAGATCGGCCGGGTCCGGGTCGACGGCAAGGCCTCGCACTACACGCACCGGGGCGGACGGCTGCGCATCCGCCCCCCGAAGCCACTGCGGACCGGGGCCGCCTTCACCGTCGAGGTGCACTGGGCGGGCAACCCCAAGCCGGTCAGCAGCCCCTGGGGCGGGATCGGCTGGGAGGAGCTGGAGGACGGGGCGCTGGTGGCGAGCCAGCCGGTCGGGGCGCCGTCCTGGTACCCGTGCAACGACCGGCCCGCCGACAAGGCGTCCTACCAGATCTCGATCACGACGCCGTCCGCGTACTCGGTGGTGGCGGGCGGTCGGCTGCTGACGAGGACGACGAGGGCTTCTACGACCACGTGGGTGTACGAGCAGTCCGCGCCGACGTCGAGCTATCTCGTCGGACTGTCGATCGGGAAGTACCAGACCGTCCTGCTCGGCGACCCGGGTCTTGGCGGGGTGCCCCAACACGGGCACATTCCGGCGGAGTTGCTCCCCGAGTTCTCCCGTGACTTCGCTCGCCAGCCCGCCATGATGGAGCTCTTCGAGGAGCTGTTCGGGCCGTATCCGTTCGGTGAGTACGCGGTCGTGGTCACCGAGGAGGAACTCGATGTGCCCGTCGAGGCACAGGGCTTGTCACTGTTCGGCGCCAACCACGTGGACGGCGCCCGGAGTTCGGAGCGGCTCGTCGCGCACGAGCTGGCCCACCAGTGGTTCGGCAACAGTGTGTCCATCGCGGACTGGCGGCACATCTGGCTGAACGAGGGGTTCGCCAAGTACGCGGAGTGGCTGTGGTCCGAGCGCTCCGGCGGGCGCAGCGCGCAGCAACTCGCCGCCGTCGCCCATCGGTTGCTGGCCGGGCGACCACAGGATCTGCGGCTCGCCGATCCCGGCCGCAAGCTGATGTTCGACGACCGGTTGTACCAGCGCGGCGGGCTCACCGTGCACGCCGTGCGGTGCGCGCTGGGCGACGAGGCGTTCTTCCGGATGCTGCGGGGCTGGGTCGCGCTCCACCGGGGCGGTTCGGTGAGCACGGCCACGTTCACGTCGCACGCGGGGCGGTTCGCGACGGAGCCGTTGGACGAACTGCTCGCCTCGTGGCTGCACGAGGTGGCGCTGCCCGCGTTGCCCACACCGAGGACGCAGGGACCGCCGCCGGTCAGGGGTGGACCGCGGGTGCCCGCCCGGCCCTCCTATCCGCCGTCCACCGCGTAG
- a CDS encoding GntT/GntP/DsdX family permease, translated as MTRLSVEMLAADTVEPITSAGHAQLGVAVLAGIALIVLLITKFKLHAFLALTIGSLALGAFAGAPLDKAIASFTTGLGSTVAGVGVLIALGAILGKLLADSGGADQIVDTILARASGRTMPWAMVLIASVIGLPLFFEVGVVLLIPVVLMVAKRGNYSLMRIGIPALAGLSVMHGLVPPHPGPLIAIDAVGANLGVTLALGVLVAIPTVIIAGPLFSRVAARWVDVPAPDRMIPQRPSEDLEKRPGFGATLATILLPVVLMLSKALVDIIVDDPTHMVQRVFDVVGSPLIALLAAVLVGIFTLGRPAEFTKERISRIVETGLAPIAGILLIVGAGGGFKQTLIDSGVGKMVLDISEDWSIPALLLAWLIAVAIRLATGSATVATVSAAGLVAPLAADMSTTHAALLVLAIGAGSLFFSHVNDAGFWLVKEYFGLNVGQTLKTWSVMETIISVVAGGLVLLLSLVI; from the coding sequence GTGACCAGACTCAGCGTCGAGATGCTGGCAGCGGACACCGTCGAGCCGATCACCTCGGCCGGCCATGCCCAGCTGGGCGTCGCCGTGCTCGCGGGCATCGCACTCATCGTCCTGCTGATCACCAAGTTCAAGCTGCACGCCTTCCTGGCCCTGACCATCGGCTCGCTCGCGCTGGGCGCCTTCGCGGGCGCGCCGCTCGACAAGGCCATCGCCAGCTTCACCACCGGGCTCGGCTCGACGGTGGCCGGCGTGGGCGTCCTGATCGCCCTGGGCGCGATCCTCGGCAAGCTGCTCGCCGACTCCGGCGGCGCCGACCAGATCGTCGACACGATCCTGGCGAGGGCGTCGGGCCGGACGATGCCCTGGGCGATGGTCCTGATCGCCTCGGTGATCGGCCTGCCCCTGTTCTTCGAGGTCGGCGTCGTGCTGCTGATCCCGGTCGTCCTGATGGTCGCCAAGCGCGGCAACTACTCCCTGATGCGCATCGGCATCCCGGCGCTCGCGGGCCTGTCCGTGATGCACGGCCTGGTCCCGCCGCACCCCGGCCCGCTGATCGCGATCGACGCGGTCGGCGCCAACCTCGGCGTGACGCTGGCGCTCGGCGTCCTCGTCGCCATCCCCACGGTGATCATCGCCGGCCCGCTGTTCTCGCGGGTCGCGGCCCGCTGGGTCGACGTACCCGCCCCGGACCGGATGATCCCCCAGCGCCCTTCCGAGGACCTGGAGAAGCGTCCCGGCTTCGGCGCCACCCTGGCCACCATCCTGCTCCCCGTCGTCCTGATGCTGTCCAAGGCGCTGGTCGACATCATCGTCGACGACCCCACGCACATGGTGCAGCGCGTCTTCGACGTGGTCGGCTCCCCGCTGATCGCCCTGCTCGCCGCCGTCCTCGTGGGCATCTTCACCCTCGGCCGCCCGGCCGAGTTCACCAAGGAACGCATCTCGCGGATCGTCGAGACGGGCCTCGCGCCCATCGCGGGCATCCTCCTGATCGTCGGCGCCGGCGGCGGCTTCAAGCAGACGCTGATCGACTCCGGGGTCGGCAAGATGGTCCTGGACATCTCCGAGGACTGGTCGATCCCGGCCCTTCTGCTGGCCTGGCTGATCGCGGTGGCGATCCGGCTGGCCACGGGTTCGGCGACGGTCGCCACGGTCTCCGCGGCCGGCCTCGTGGCCCCGCTCGCGGCCGACATGTCGACCACGCACGCGGCCCTTCTCGTCCTGGCCATCGGCGCCGGCTCGCTCTTCTTCAGCCATGTGAACGACGCCGGGTTCTGGCTGGTCAAGGAGTACTTCGGCCTGAACGTCGGCCAGACCCTGAAGACCTGGTCGGTCATGGAGACGATCATCTCCGTGGTCGCGGGCGGCCTGGTCCTGCTGCTCTCACTCGTGATCTAG
- a CDS encoding cytochrome b/b6 domain-containing protein: MSQRADAPAPSAATSVSSSDVRRFGRSQKWVHRATAALMGVCVVTAACLYIPQFAELVGRRELVVRVHEWAGLALPVPVLAGLASRALRADLGHLNRFGPHDRVWLRAALRRDRRRASRPAAKFNAGQKIYASWIAGATLVMLGTGLLMWFTHLTPLMWRTSATFVHDWLALTIGIVLAGHIGMALGDPEARRGLRTGSVSKEWAESEHPLWRP, encoded by the coding sequence ATGAGCCAACGAGCTGACGCCCCGGCGCCCTCCGCCGCCACCTCCGTGTCGTCCTCGGACGTACGCCGCTTCGGCCGCTCCCAGAAGTGGGTGCACCGCGCGACGGCCGCGCTGATGGGCGTGTGCGTGGTGACGGCGGCCTGCCTCTACATCCCCCAGTTCGCCGAACTGGTCGGCCGCCGCGAACTGGTGGTCCGCGTCCACGAGTGGGCGGGCCTCGCCCTGCCGGTACCCGTCCTGGCCGGCCTGGCCTCCCGGGCCCTCCGCGCCGACCTGGGCCACCTCAACCGCTTCGGCCCGCACGACCGGGTCTGGCTGCGCGCGGCCCTACGCCGCGACAGGCGCCGCGCCTCGCGCCCGGCGGCCAAGTTCAACGCGGGCCAGAAGATCTACGCGTCCTGGATCGCGGGCGCCACCCTCGTCATGCTCGGCACGGGCCTGCTCATGTGGTTCACCCACCTCACCCCGCTGATGTGGCGCACCAGCGCGACCTTCGTCCACGACTGGCTGGCCCTCACCATCGGCATCGTCCTGGCCGGCCACATCGGCATGGCTCTGGGCGACCCGGAGGCCCGCCGGGGCCTCCGGACGGGCTCGGTGAGCAAGGAGTGGGCGGAGAGCGAGCATCCGCTGTGGCGTCCCTGA